GTAATACTTTACTTCATTCTAATGCTCAAAGTGATTGTATTACTGATTGTACTCCTTCTGTTTCAATGAATACAAGCAATGTTTCCTGTGTTAATTCACCTCTTGTTCATGCTACTACATTTACTAATTCTCAATCTCCACAACACTCTATTGTTCCTAATATTATACCTACCAGCAAATATGCTTTGTGGCATACAAGGTTAGGCCATCCTCATTACCAAGCTCTTGCAGAAGTGCTGAAAACTTGCAATATTCCTATACCCCCCAAGTCTCTAGCTGAATTTTGTACTGCCTGTTGTTTAGGCAAATCTCACAGACTGCCTACCTCTTTATCCACTACTGTGTATGCTCAACCTTTTGAGTTAGTAGTTTGTGACTTATGGGGACCAGCTCCTATCCAGTCTTTAGGAGGTTATACCTACTTCTTGACTTGTATAGATGCCTATTCCAGATTTGTTTGGGTCTTCCCTTTGAGACTTAAATCTGACACACTTACTCAATTTGTCCAATTCAAAACAATGGTTGAACTTCAATTCAACTGTAAAATTAAAGTTGTTCAAAGTGATGGAGGAGGTGAATTTAGGCCTTTCACCAAGTATCTCAATAACCTTGGCATTACTCATAGGTTTACATGTCCCCACACCCACCaccaaaatggcatagttgaacgAAAGCATCGTCATATTGTTGAAACAGGCCTAGCTTTATTAGCTCACTCTAATTTACCTCTCAAAATGTGGGATCATGCTTTTGTCACAGCTGCTTACCTAATTAATAGGATGCctagtatgtctcttgccaACCAGTCCCCTTATTTCAAGCTACTTCACAAAGTACCTGACTATTCTCATCTTAGAGTCTTTGGCTGCGCTTGTTTTCCCTTCCTTCGTCCCTATAATGCTCATAAATTGGACTTTAGATCCCAAGAGTGCATATTCCTTGGTTATTCTACCATTCATAAGGGTTATAAATGCCTTGCAGCTACTGGCCGTATTTACATCTCTAGGGATGTTCTTTTTAATGAAACCAGATTTCCCTACTCCATCTTAtttccctcttcttcttctgctaCATCCACATCATCTCCTCATACTTCTTCTGCCTGGTCTATATCAGCAGTTCCTGTATCTGCTATTCCTCTTACTCAAGTCAGTTCTGTTCCTACTACACCCACTACCTCTGTTTCTCTTAGCAGCCCTATGTCTGCCCCTATTAACACTAATGAGGTTCCTACTACACCCACTGCCAATTCTCCTATTATAACACCTTCCAATGATGCTTCCCCTGCTTCTGAAAATTCCTCTTTACACTCTCCCATCACTCCCTCTTCTCCCACCCCTATCACATCTGATATTGCAGAGGCCAACACCATTTCTCCATCCTCTATTCCCGCCACCAGTTCTCCTCTCAGCCCTGTACCAACCCCCCAACAACCCTCTATCCATCCTCATAACACTCATTCCATGCAAACTCGAGCCAAGAGTGGCATTACCAAGCCTAAAATTCATCCCACTCTTTTACTCACTCATATGGAGCCTACTTCAGTTGGTCAGGCCTTGTCTTCTCCCCATTGGTTTCAGGCCATGAAAGATGAGTATCATGCATTGTTAAAGAATCAGACTTGGACCTTAGTGTCGCCATCTGTTTCTAGGAAGCCAATTGGCTGCAAGTGGGTTTTTAGGGTGAAGGAGAACCCCGATGGCTCCATTAACAAATATAAGGCCAAGCTGGTAGCTAAAGGCTTCCATCAGCAAGCTGGCACTGATTTTATAGAGACATTTTCTCCTGTGGTGAAGCCTGTTACTGTCAGAATTGTCCTTACTCTTGCTGTTACTCACAAGTGGCCTATACAGCAGATTGATGTGAACAATGCCTTCTTAAATGGCACCCTTGAGGAGGAAGTTTTTATGCTGCAGCCTCCTGGGTTTGAAGCTGCTGACAAGACACTTGTATGTAAGTTGAACAAAGCAATTTATGGACTAAAGCAGGCCCCTAGAGCCTGGTTTGATAAACTTAAAGGATCCCTTCTGCATCATGGTTTTCTTGCTAGCAAATGTGACCCTAGTCTATTTCTCCTTCACACTGCAAGCTTAACTATAATGGTGCtcgtatatgttgatgatattatcatAACTGGCAATTCTGCATCCTTTATTACTGCTTTAATCAAGAATCTGAATACTGATTTTTCCCTCAAACAGTTGGGTAAGTTGGATTATTTTCTTGGCATAGAGGTAACACACTTGCCTAATGGCTCCCTCCTTCTCTCTCAAACCAAATATCTGACAGATTTACTTGCTAAAATTAACATGCTCAATGCTAATGGCATGCCTACTCCTATGGTGTCCACAAGCAAATTGTCTAAAATTGGTTCGCCAGTTGTTTCAGATCCCACTCAGTTCAGATCTGTTGTGGGGGCTCTTCAATATGCCACTCTCACCAGACCTGAAATCTCATTTTCTGTCAATAAGGTTTGCCAATTTTTATCTAATCCCTTGGAAGAGCATTGGAAGGCAGTTAAAAGGATATTGAGGTACCTTAGTGGCACTCTGCATCATGGCTTGCTAATTCAGCCTGCCTCACCTCACCAGCCTTTGTCTTTGCTTGGGttctgtgatgctgattgggcatcAGACCCTGATGACAGAAGGTCCACCTCAGGAGCATGTGTGTTTCTTGGTCCAAACTTGATATCTTGGTGGTCTAAGAAACAATAGTTGGTTGCCAGGTCAAGTGCTGAGGCTGAGTACAGAAGTATGGCTCAACTTGCTGCAGAAATTCTATGGGTGCAGTCTCTCCTTCAAGAACTTAAATGCAGACTTCTCACTCCCACAATTCTCTGTGACAACCTTAGTACCGTTACCCTTGCTCATAACCCTGTGCTGCACAATAGGACCAAGCACATGGAATTGGATATATTCTTTGTGAGGGACAAAGTGCTCTCCAAGAATCTCATAGTGAAGCATGTTCCAGCCCAAGATCAATGGGCAGACTTACTAACTAAGCCTCTCTCAGCAGTGAAATTTCTCCCTCTGCGTGACAAACTGCGTGTGATCAACAAACTCAGTCTGCTTGATGCATCCTCAGTTTCTAAGGGGGAATAATAGAGTGAATAGGGTAAATAGTTTGTTATGCTGTTATGCAATATTAGTTTGTTATGCTGTTATGCAATAGTTTGTTGCTGCTATATATAAGAGCATTGTTTTCATTATTTcagttttcaataaatatatgaGAAATAGACTttactctctctctttctcttttatgatATTGTATCAGCGGCTATGCTCAAAAGGGCTTCCCTGACGACAAGCTTGACGTTCACGGCTCCTGGATATTCTGTCCTTGGCACCGCTGGTATCTCTATTTCTATGAGAAAATCTTGGGGAAGATGATCGATGACCCCACTTTCGCTCTTCCGTTTTGGAACTGGGACCATCCCGCCGGCATGAGAATCCCTCCCATTTTCACAGACAAAAGTTCGCTTCTCTACGACGAACACAGGAATAACGATCATGTATATGCTTTAATCGACCTAAACTACGATAAGGACTCTGATAAGGACTCTGTGCAACCTCTTCAAAACACTAGATGGCCGCCAGTGGAGAAAAAGAAGAGCTTGATCCTAACCAACTTGAACAGAGTTTATAGGGCAGTTGCAAGCGAAGAGTGCTCTCTCCCATATACCTTCCTCGGGCCAGCATTCGAAGTTGGTTGTGCACCTCAGAAAAACTATGGAACTCTGGAATCTTTGCACAATACAGTCCACAGCTGGACCGGTGAATTAGAAAAACCTAACCACGACATGGGGTTGTTGGCTACGGCTGCAAGAGATCCCATTTTCTTTGCTCACCAAACGTCGATAGGATGTGGAACATATGGAAGACAGAATTGCTGGATGGAAGAAGATTTGATCACAAAAGTGACGACTGGTTGGAATCCAGTTTCTTCTTCTACGACGAGAACAGGAACTATGTGCGTGTGAAGGTCAAAGACTGCCTCGACTCCAAGAAGATGGGGTATGATTACCAATATGTTTACCTTCTATGGCGGGTCACTAGGGGGGATCTCATCAAACCAAAGAAGGAGAGTAGTCTCCTTCGTTCAAAACGagaagcttcaacattcaagaaATTACAGCTCCCTCACACTCTGGAATCCATTGAGCGTACAACCGTGAAGAGGCCGAAGCCGCGATCCAGGAacgagaatgaagaagaagaagaagaaggcgtAAAAGAGGTGTTAGTGATAGATGTTGAATACGATAGCACTGATGGTGTGAGGTTTGATGTGTTCATCAACGACCAAGGCGACAATGAGATTAGACCCCTGGATTCAGAGTTTGCGGGAAGCTTTGTGACTTTGCCTCACTCGCCGCATGTCAACCATAACAACATCACCTGAGCTTCTTTCAAATTGCCATTAACGTATCAGTTGAAAGACTTGGGAGTAACAAAAGACGATGACAGTATTTCTGTCACACTGGCTCCCATATATGGGGACAAGCCTGTTGCAATTAAGGGTGTAAGGATAAAGCGTGTTTATCCTGAGGTGGACGATGAATAAATCTAAATTATGTGTGTGCTACTGCTAGGGTTTGTTCCTCTAGGGATACTTTATCTGTCATTTGTTGTTTCTTAATTAGTGTGTTGTATTAATAGATCCCTTTCATCTTTGAGGAATACTATGTTATTGTTATAATAAATGTTTGTTAAATTGTCTGTTTTATTGTTACATTTGTTTATAATACAATATAACTCCTAATctccttttaattaatatatattaatggaAAAGAATGAATGAAAAGAATAGTTTAACTATTAGTTAACCAAACTACGAAGAAAGATAACTTGGTTCGAAGAAATGCTTTGCCACCCATGTTAGTGAATATGTTCACTTCTATTGATGATTCTACAACTATACATACACTTGTATGTTCACTGCAGTTTTGCCTCTAGCTAGGTCGTGGTATCATACTTTTAGCTATATTGGTATGTTATGCCAATTCCTCAGTATTTATACCCGTATTTTTTCCAATTCTTGTTTTATAGCTCAGGTTTAAATAAGAAAAGGAGAGTTTGCTTTCTTGATTTGGTTGTGAGTGTGTAGTTTACTTGGAGGTATTGATGGTTATTAAATATTTCTGGTTCATATCATAAATACTAACTAATTAACCATCACAAGCTGGCGATGATAGGAGGTTGTACAAAATCTACCAGTTTTTTTTTGTACTATACGGTATTTCTTATGCCCATCATATGTTTATAAAGTATTTGTTTTGCTGAAAAAAAAGCGTATgcaattgataatattaatttcttaaccaatcaatttatgtcatttttctattaattttaaattagtattagattattattttttaaaatttttaaattgtaactttttaaattagataatatgattaaatacaaCTTTAGAAGTCTGAATcctaaaattcttttaattacttttaacactttttatttattttttaaatgtaagaCCACAATATTCGTATGGGTATTCTTCTTCGTCCTTTTCTTTAACCTTAACTTTCTATTTGAATGAAGGATTTGAAAATTTATAGGAAATTcaaatatacaatattttaattttttttatttaaattcctttcattttataaatattttgtttagatgaagtaatttaatttcaatgaaattcaaaatttcattttaaaatatttatttaaaacttaaaatttcaatattaaatcaaaataaatattagtcatttttaaatatttaattatttaaaataattttaattctagacaatatttaatcataaaaaagtaaatgaactTTGGCGCGAAGttgatatttaataataaaaaagtaaatgaccTTTAGTACCTCCTTCTTAATCACCCCGTGGCCACGATGACGGTTCTCCTTCCTCCAACCATCGTTGTGCTCACACCCACCACAAACCAGGGTCGATATCTCCTCATAGCAAATCGTTGGAGCCAACACCGTGGTTTCAAATCTGGTGCTTGTCAACGACTCTGTGGAACTCTtcatcaccaccaccaacatTCATCATCTTCGTCAGAGCAACAACACCTCCCCGCATGGCTCCTGGTTCGCTTAAACATGGGGTGGGGTTCAGGTGGTTCAACATGAAGGTTCAGGATGGTGGCAGCGTGAAAAGGTCGCCAACACCATAGGAACACAAAACGTGTGAGAGAGAACGAAGGACTACCGTGTGAGaggagagaatttgaaattcttatcaATTAGGTGGAATTTCAATTCCTAATATTTTAGtctattaaaattcttttaaaaattgatgtaaatttaaattctttaacatCTTCTATCCAAACAATTAAATTATGATAGGAGTATTTcaaattcactaaaaaaatgaatttacttGTTTAAATACTACATTCAAACACACTATAAagatgtttttattaatttatacataatcgACTGTGCATTAATTACATTAAAGGGGAGGACAAAATTCCCAGTTTTTCTAATTTCTCACTacgtttaaaaaaattctaacaacGATTTTGAAACCATTTTATAATTAACATAATGCAGAAAGAGaacaaatgaacaacaataCAGAGACTCGTTGAGCAGTAATGTTGATGGGAtcaccacaaaaaaaaacattaaatattgataaggaatgatattgatatttttttttataaaaagagttaaaagtaacaaaatattttagggttttaacttttaaagttatctttaatcatattttcttatttataagaaagttgaaattttaaaaataataatcattgactgatttgaaaaacaaaaaaaataattaatgagaaaattacatgtaatttgattggtaaaaaaaactaatagtaTCAAAATTCCCAAAATTATTAGAGACATCATAGAAACTCTAAAAGTATATTAATCTTTGcctttttcttttaacaaaaaagaCATAGgtcataattaaagaaataacaaaatcttcatacaaaagaaagtcacatatttataaagtTCCAAACAACTACAATAACAAATAATGTATTTATGTTCAAGGAGTCAAAGTGACATAATCACATTGAGACACTCTTATTTGCTCTCCATCCATGAAATCATAACTTTCTCCAACATAACTTCCATTTTGGTTCAAATTTTCCATAGCATCCTATATCATCTTCATCCATCATCCAAGTGTAATTCATGTTTGACAATATTAATGTAAATATAAGTTAGTAACTAACATCTACTGGTgtcatcaattaaaaaaaataaagttataaacaaaaatttatcaatGTCATCTGAAATGGATTGGATAGCCATATTTGCGAGGGTGGATCATTAAGTAATGCATTAATCTTATCATTAGTTAAGAATGACGGTGACTTCTCCAATATCTAATTAGCATGCTCATGGTCATCAACACTTTCAAAATTCTTaggataataatttttctttttcaatggattcctaagtttattaatttggtcattaacaaataatcaacataaaaaaatgaaagatgtatttaaaaatgaaaaaaagtttaaaaacctAATATTAGGAAATCAATATTATCAACAATGTTGCAGGTTCTATACTAGTTGAACAACCTAAGAATATTGAGTTTAGAACATGCAAGATACGAGTTTggttcattttctatttctataattttgaaatataccACTTTTAATCCTGAAAATAGTTTAAATATAGCATTATCTAAACGTTATTAGATAGCGCTTTCAAATCAAAAGTGatgtatttcaaaattagaggaACTTAAAAATGGACCGAAAAAAGGGCTTACACCAGCACTCCTTAATCAATAAAGCAAACTCAACCCCTTTAGCAACACCGAGTTAAGGCATGCTTCAGATGAAGAACCCCTTGAAAAAATCCGCACAGAACTATGGTTATCTACTGCCCCACCCATACATCTAACCCCGAGATAATTAAGTTCATTCTATATATAGATTCCAATTTACTATATTTAAGAACcatatatattctatatatattCTTGCTGAACATACACTACAACAGATTCCATCAGGCCATCCCAAAATTTAGATGAAATGAACCAATCtgttgaaattgctacaaatttctagaatattcttaaatataatatgtatgaatatggtagaacaatctagatggtagaacaatctagaactataatgtgtatgaatatggtagaacaatctagaactataagtgtatgtataagatagaaaAATCTAGAACTACcatgatactaatctatcatgaaaactctagaaagacctaaagtaatgtagaaacattcaccaccattgagaggttggtgacttgagcctataaataggcaattggtatgttgtaattgaGAATCCAATAAATCAATGACATAGCCttctttttaaaacaattctctaaagctatcaactatcatctaatcAACTACCAACAGTGGTATCAGAGTTACGTTTGGTCATACATTGGGCGTAGTTATCTTACCTATCTACCATTCCAAAATCCTCCcaactacttcaaaaatttTCTTTGTACTATTAACCCactccaataatattttttctaagctATGGATAATTCTACTCAATCGTCAACTATTTCTGTTCCTATCTtcatgataactgctaaataattgtattttgatagtagaaaattagtcaaatattggcctgaaattaattattcagcagttatttgtgattaaaagttagaaaattaattaaattgaatttttggttgcagatataaaaattggaggtgtaacaagcaaaaagggcagaaaaattgaagaaaagaagaaaatttgaagaaggcTCGGCCTAATACGCGCGCGTCACGGGTTAAGCGGGCCAGGAAATACACGCGCTAAGCGTGGGGTGTCGTGCTAAGCGCAcctacgaaggcccaaagctcacttcagcagctataaatagagagccagTCCAAGGGACAGAGAACACCACCACAGaaccccctctcctaggggtttcatttactccctttctttctttcactcctcctctcattgtaaagccctcatgaccatgagtggctaatcccctagctagggcctggcaggcctaaaaagtcaatgatgtatggagcatttcaagagttatcaataaaaagaggaATTCCCTCTaggttcttttatttatttaccgttctttctttttacatccTGTATCTCGGAACTTGCTTTCTGTTAGGGtttagtccactcgggagagggtaaagcctaattaggggtaaggaatgaatacttgaatctgttttaagggttaggtcactcgggagagggtaacgcttaagagaacactaaaaggaagaaattatCGGGTTATCTTTTAGAGGGGTTTCCTTCCAGGTTCTTTTAtctgcttttctttcttgcttattCTGCATCTCGAACTTTGTTTTCTGTTAGTctttaggccactcgggagagggtaaagcctaattagggataaggaatgaatgcgtgaatcggttttaagggttaggccactcggaagagggtaacgcttaatagaacaataaaagaaagaaattattggGTTAGCATGACTTAATGCCCCAATgcccatgctttagcaaacatctagaatgtaATCCTAATGCATCTTAGTTATTGAGTCTTCGCAAAGGGCATTTGGAAGATAGGTAATTAAGGTAGGCTTATCATcatgaggcatcaggggcaagtagatGGATAGATATGGGGCAGAattagttcactggtattgataCAGACAAATCCTGAATCCAAATATCTAGGTTGATTAGACTTGTTAGGTTTtagcaattttattatatagattttatttttccattatttgaattttgtagaagtaattatcattatcatatcgcaatttaaatattttatcttctattttgatctttcaatcttttatcttttttttttatcttctaattttatctttaagtatcttatcttttcttttctcttctaagtttatctttaaatatcttatcttttctttactttatcttctatctttctttatattttattttaaattcttatctcttgcttttaaattgggtttgcattaatctaagtacaaacaaagtccctgtggattcgacactcggacttccgagaaatttactacttgtgacgatttggtacacttgccaacgagttaacacttcaatggtgaaaattatgatttctggcatgttaaaatggaaacatatttttcatctcaAGATTTATGGGACATAGTAGAAGAAGGCTTCACCATTCCCACGGATACTTCAGCCCTTAATGCATCTCaagaaaaagagttgaagaaaaataaatagaaaaattcaAAGGCGTTGTTCACCTTGCAACAAGCGGTTACTGATCCAATTTTCCCAAGAATTATGGGAGCTAAGATTGCCAAAGAAGCGTGGAACACATTGCAGGAGGAGTTTCAAGGAAGTGTTAAGGTACGTGCCGTTAAACTTCAATCTCTAAGAAGAGATTTTGAActattgaagatgaaggagtcTGAGACAGTTAAAGATTAATATTCTAAAGTTAAAGAAATAGTTAATCAAATGAGAGCTTTTGGGGAAAATATTCTTgacaagaaaattgttgagaaaattctaattacTATGCCCCAAAAGTTTGACCCAATCGTGACAACGATTGAGGAAACCAAAGATCTGTCCACTCTATCAGAGACAGAACTTGTGGGCTCTCTTGAAGTATATGAGCAAAGACTGTATAGGCATAAAGAAGATACAATTGAAAATGCCTTCCAgtcaaagtttaaatttcagccccaaaacaaagaaaatagaggaaagaaaaattatggagaaACTTCCAAAAGAAGAGTAGGTTCTAGGAATTTCCTTAAGAACAAAACAGATAAAAATCCTCCATGCAATATATGCAAAAGGCAAGGCCACACAGAGAAAAATTGTTGGTTCCGTAATATGCCACAATGCAACCATTGCAAGAAGTTCGGGCACGTAGAGAAAAATTGTCGCAACAAAAATAGGCATCAAGCCAATATCGCAGAGGAGCatgatcaagaacaatgtaCGTTCTACGCCACTCAAgactcaataaaagaaaagggaggaAGCTGGTACTTGGATAGTGGATGTAGCAATCACATGGCCAAGGATGAGACTATTTTCAAAAGCATTGACGAGTCTGTCAAAGTCAAAGTTCGACTGGGAAATGGAAGTGTGGTTGAATCAAAAGGCAAAGGAACTGTCATGGTGGAGACAGATAAAGGTACGCGACTCATCCATGATGTCTTACTAGTTCCCAGCCTAAAAGAAAATCTTCTAAGCATTGGCCAAATGATGGAGAGAGGCTACACACTTCACTTTGAAGGAGGTGTATGCAAAATCttagacaacaaaaataaaaggtctGAGATAGCCCAAGTAAAGATGAATAAGAGCAATAGAAGCTtccctctaaatttaaaatatgcaacaaacaTTGCCATGAAGGTACAAGTTGATGATTCATGGCTATGGCATTGAAGATTTGGTCACTTCAACACACATGCCTTGAAGTTGTTACATGAGAAGAACATGATGAGAGATCTTCCAAGCATAAAGGAGAACAATGAAGTGTGTGAAGGATGTCTCCTTGGTAAGCAACACCGATTTCCTTTCTCAACAAGCGGAGCATGGAGAGCGAAAGATCTATTGGAGCTGATATATACGAACGTTTGTGGACCAATGAGGACGCCATCACATGGGAACAACAGGTACTTCATACTCTTCATTGATGACTTCTCTAGAATGACATgggtatattttctaaaagaaaaatcagaagtctttggagtattcaaaaagttcaaggcccttgctgaaaatcaaagtggaAAACGAATAAAAGTACTAAGAAGTGATCGCGGCAAAGAGTACACCTCTTGCgagtttgaaagattttgtAAGGATGAAGGCACTGAGCGACAACTTACAGTCGCATattctcctcaacaaaatggagtgtcCGAGAGAAAGAATCGCACAGTTATGGAGATGGCTAGATCGATGCTCAAGGAGAAGAGACTACCTAACACATTCTGGGCTGAAGCAGTCTACACTGCTGTTTACATACTCAACAGATGTCCAACTAAGTCTGTAAGAGACAAGACTCCAATTGAAGCTTGGAACAGAAAGAAGCCATCAGCAAAGCACCTAAGGGTCTTTGGATCTATATGCTACATTCATATTCCAGACGTGAAGAGGCACAAGCTTGAAGACAAGACTATACgaggtatcttccttgggtatagCAATATCTCTAAGGGCTACCGTGTCTACAACTTGCAAACTATGAAACTCGTCATCAGTCGAGATGTTGAAGTTGATGAGTACGCTTCTTGGAATTGggatgaagaaaaagtggagaagAACATTCTTATACCCGCTCAACTACCTCAAGAAGAAGTTGAGGAAGAAGACCCAGGTGAACCACCTGTCAAGAACTATCGTCACTAGAGTCTACTCCAAGACGAGTAAGATCTTTGGTGGACATATATGAAACCTGTAACTTGGCCATACTTGAACCTGGAAGCTTTGAAGAAGCGTCAAAGCAGGAAGTATGGGTCAAGGCAATGGAAGAAGAGATACAGATGATCGAGAAAAACAACACATGGGAGTTAGTAAATCGTCCCCATGGAAAA
This region of Glycine max cultivar Williams 82 chromosome 7, Glycine_max_v4.0, whole genome shotgun sequence genomic DNA includes:
- the LOC106799311 gene encoding polyphenol oxidase latent form, chloroplastic-like, which translates into the protein MWNIWKTELLDGRRFDHKSDDWLESSFFFYDENRNYVRVKVKDCLDSKKMGYDYQYVYLLWRVTRGDLIKPKKESSLLRSKREASTFKKLQLPHTLESIERTTVKRPKPRSRNENEEEEEEGVKEVLVIDVEYDSTDGVRFDVFINDQGDNEIRPLDSEFAGSFVTLPHSPHVNHNNIT